From the genome of Biomphalaria glabrata chromosome 17, xgBioGlab47.1, whole genome shotgun sequence, one region includes:
- the LOC129923747 gene encoding uncharacterized protein LOC129923747 produces MQTVKLGFQVIEETVSDPGVSMGLVWKSTLETRVSIVQGRTIVQLISIVVQGRTIVQLIYIVVQGRTIVQLIYIVVQGRTIVQLIYIVVQGRTIVQLIYIVVQGRTIVQLIYIVVQGRAIVQLIYIVVQGRTIVQLIYIVVQGRTIVQLIYIVVQGRTIVQLIYIVVQGRTIVQLIYIVVQGRTIVQLIYIVVQGRTIVQLIYIVVQGRTIVQLIYIVVQGRTIVQLIYIVVQGRTIVQLIYIVVQGRTIVQLIYILVQGRTIVQLIYIVVQGRTIVQLIYIVVQGRTIV; encoded by the exons ATGCAGACGGTCAAACTAGGTTTCCAAGTTATTGAGGAAACAGTGTCTGACCCT ggagttagtATGGGATTGGTCTGGAAGTCTACACTGGAGACTAGAGTCAGCA TTGTACAGGGTAGAACTATTGTCCAGCTCATCTCTATAGTTGTACAGGGTAGAACTATTGTCCAGCTCATCTATATAGTTGTGCAGGGTAGAACTATTGTCCAGCTCATCTATATAGTTGTACAGGGTAGAACTATTGTCCAGCTCATCTATATAGTTGTACAGGGTAGAACTATTGTCCAGCTCATCTATATAGTTGTACAGGGTAGAACTATTGTCCAGCTCATCTATATAGTTGTGCAGGGTAGAGCTATTGTCCAGCTCATCTATATAGTTGTGCAGGGTAGAACTATTGTCCAGCTCATCTATATAGTTGTACAGGGTAGAACTATTGTCCAGCTCATCTATATAGTTGTGCAGGGTAGAACTATTGTCCAGCTCATCTATATAGTTGTGCAGGGTAGAACTATTGTCCAGCTCATCTATATAGTTGTGCAGGGTAGAACTATTGTCCAGCTCATCTATATAGTTGTACAGGGTAGAACTATTGTCCAGCTCATCTATATAGTTGTGCAGGGTAGAACTATTGTCCAGCTCATCTATATAGTTGTGCAGGGTAGAACTATTGTCCAGCTCATCTATATAGTTGTACAGGGTAGAACTATTGTCCAGCTCATCTATATAGTTGTGCAGGGTAGAACTATTGTCCAGCTCATCTATATACTTGTACAGGGTAGAACTATTGTCCAGCTCATCTATATAGTTGTACAGGGTAGAACTATTGTCCAGCTCATCTATATAGTTGTACAGGGTAGAACTATTGTCTAG
- the LOC129923773 gene encoding thyroid transcription factor 1-associated protein 26 homolog, with translation MNSNSDFVKPFFGSKKEGQGFADKRKKKAAYEYLKLLRKEKQQHNGQSLVQHRRLRFPHSSKGTPDKGKKPHAFTVAEKIAKKKKEEKEKRRQEMEKRKSEKSAAMTSYKEKKKRLHKMRCKKTSKGQPVMKYQMELLLEKIQKNKSSS, from the exons ATGAATTCAAACAGTGATTTCGTTAAGCCATTTTTCGGCAGTAAAAAAGAAG GTCAGGGTTTTGCTgataagaggaaaaaaaaagctgcttaTGAATATTTGAAACTTCTCAGAAAagagaaacaacaacacaatggccagagtcttgttcagcATCGAAGACTTCGGTTTCCACATTCCTCCAAAgg AACTCCTGACAAAGGGAAGAAACCTCATGCTTTCACTGTAGCTGAGAAAAtagccaagaaaaaaaaagaagaaaaggaaaaACGCAGACAG GAGATGGAGAAACGAAAGTCTGAGAAATCTGCAGCCATGACCAGTtacaaagaaaagaagaagagacttCACAAGATGAGATGCAAGAAGACCAGCAAAGGCCAGCCAGTCATGAAGTACCAGATGGAATTGTTGTTagaaaaaatacagaaaaataaatCGAGCAGTTAG